A window from Sphingopyxis alaskensis RB2256 encodes these proteins:
- a CDS encoding helix-turn-helix domain-containing protein, which yields MQQFSNQEIAELKSRVDQIHELLASRGDDPPAMLAHPALLDQLSFSIEVRRIRRSHFGADMSGPVWDMMLDLMLARAKGRVLGASDLATGAGVPLSSGLRMIAALESHGLVEREIDERDRRRTLVRLSGAGAERMASYFERIDAARRGGQPLAA from the coding sequence ATGCAGCAATTCTCGAACCAGGAAATTGCCGAACTGAAATCGCGGGTCGACCAGATTCACGAGCTGCTCGCCAGCCGCGGCGACGATCCGCCAGCCATGCTCGCGCATCCCGCGCTGCTCGACCAGCTGTCGTTCAGTATTGAAGTGCGCCGCATCCGTCGCAGCCATTTCGGCGCCGACATGTCGGGTCCGGTCTGGGACATGATGCTCGACCTGATGCTCGCGCGGGCCAAGGGGCGGGTGCTCGGTGCCAGCGACCTTGCGACCGGCGCCGGTGTGCCGCTGTCGTCGGGGTTGCGGATGATCGCGGCGCTCGAAAGTCATGGTCTTGTCGAGCGCGAGATCGACGAACGCGACCGCCGCCGCACGCTTGTCCGACTCTCCGGCGCCGGTGCCGAACGCATGGCCTCCTATTTCGAAAGGATCGACGCCGCGCGCCGGGGCGGCCAACCGCTGGCCGCCTGA
- a CDS encoding response regulator transcription factor: MLYSNPVQGDPDNYISLLSAAQIETLRHVYEHKNSKQIARIMNVSPHTVDERVRRVLKKLNVSNRIEAARILAVNGVFDHVTPYQPLTYQLIDLGDDAPPADAERGRSAFRRLFDIGSPFPTASQPANRHGLMERIIWPILIAFATILAFSALYSILVGLGRVLT; encoded by the coding sequence ATGCTCTATTCCAACCCCGTGCAAGGCGATCCAGACAATTACATAAGCCTGCTTTCGGCCGCGCAAATCGAAACGTTGCGGCACGTTTACGAGCATAAAAATTCCAAACAGATCGCGCGGATCATGAATGTTTCGCCGCACACCGTGGACGAGCGGGTACGACGGGTTCTAAAAAAGCTTAATGTTTCCAACAGAATAGAAGCTGCCCGGATATTGGCTGTTAACGGTGTCTTCGATCATGTTACCCCTTATCAGCCTTTGACATATCAATTGATCGACCTAGGCGACGATGCGCCCCCCGCCGATGCCGAAAGGGGGCGCAGTGCGTTTCGGCGGCTATTCGATATCGGTTCGCCTTTTCCTACCGCGTCCCAGCCGGCCAACCGGCATGGGTTGATGGAAAGGATTATCTGGCCGATTCTCATCGCATTTGCGACGATCTTGGCTTTTTCCGCCCTCTATTCGATCCTTGTCGGACTTGGTCGTGTTCTGACCTGA
- a CDS encoding FliA/WhiG family RNA polymerase sigma factor — protein MRIEPAEQFAGAPGRALRPHGYGESVDALVTEYAPLVRKIAWQVFSRVSRTSELDDLIQTGLIALIEASRHYEERGFAFATYASTRIRGAMIDQLRREADVGRSAMVAAKRLQATRAALEQQLLRAPTAAEMAVALDMAAEDYFALERNATHGRSTSLDELTDIGAFLAADEDALADDRCEQEDLMGALRQCVGRLSEREQLVLQLYFFEELNLHEIGLTLDVSAARICQIKREAMIKVERMMREMTD, from the coding sequence ATGAGAATTGAGCCCGCCGAGCAATTTGCCGGGGCACCCGGCCGCGCGCTGCGCCCGCACGGATACGGCGAAAGCGTCGATGCGCTGGTGACGGAATATGCCCCGCTGGTGCGCAAGATCGCGTGGCAGGTCTTTTCGCGCGTGTCGCGAACGAGCGAGCTCGACGACCTGATCCAGACCGGGCTGATCGCGCTGATCGAGGCGAGCCGCCATTATGAAGAGCGCGGCTTTGCCTTTGCCACCTATGCCTCGACGCGCATTCGCGGCGCGATGATCGACCAGCTGCGCCGCGAGGCGGACGTCGGGCGGTCGGCGATGGTGGCGGCGAAACGGCTTCAGGCGACGCGCGCCGCGCTCGAACAGCAATTGCTGCGCGCGCCGACCGCGGCCGAAATGGCGGTTGCGCTCGACATGGCGGCGGAAGATTATTTTGCGCTCGAGCGCAATGCGACGCACGGCCGCTCGACCTCGCTCGACGAACTCACCGACATCGGCGCCTTCCTCGCGGCCGACGAGGATGCGCTCGCCGACGACCGCTGCGAGCAGGAGGATCTGATGGGCGCGCTGCGCCAGTGCGTCGGGCGGCTGTCCGAGCGCGAGCAGCTGGTGCTCCAGCTCTATTTCTTCGAGGAACTGAACCTCCACGAAATCGGCCTGACGCTCGACGTCAGTGCGGCGCGCATCTGCCAGATCAAGCGCGAGGCGATGATCAAGGTCGAACGCATGATGCGCGAGATGACCGACTAG
- a CDS encoding acyl-CoA dehydrogenase family protein has product MGLRSALQAAQAYRDAAQAALAERLAARPIDEEQRAAHGFAWVATTVAALTAVLDWCESGGESNPLDAKVATLAFAESIAQLVGGLPMGQNEMFRPADLGLGAEARALADASAELLDAGHAALRAEVAAALAAEQWPSETLHDADLDAIRDQFRRFTDAEIVPHAHRWHLANALIPDATVRAMADLGTFGVCIPEEFGGLGLSKLVMCLVTEELSRGWIGAGSLGTRSEIAGELIATGGTDAQKAEWLPRIASGAILPTAVFTEPDVGSDLGSLQTRARFAQGRWVIDGAKTWITHAARSDLMTLLARTLPDARGYAGLSMLLVPKPRGTDADPFPAAGMSGSEIAVLGYRGMREYALQFDGMAAPADALLGGVEGQGFKQLMRTFEGARIQTAARAVGVARRALELGLDYAMNRRQFGRAIIAFPRVADKLAMSVVDFVMARELAYAAARAKDSGKRCDIEAGMAKLLAARAAWVNADASLQIHGGNGYALEYEISRVLCDARILNIFEGAAEIQAQVIARGLIEGRN; this is encoded by the coding sequence ATGGGTTTGCGCTCCGCTCTCCAAGCGGCGCAGGCCTATCGCGACGCGGCGCAGGCGGCGCTTGCCGAACGGCTGGCGGCGCGGCCGATCGACGAGGAACAGCGCGCCGCGCATGGTTTTGCGTGGGTCGCGACGACGGTTGCGGCGCTCACCGCCGTGCTCGATTGGTGCGAGTCCGGGGGGGAATCGAACCCGCTCGACGCGAAGGTCGCCACGCTCGCCTTCGCCGAGAGCATCGCCCAGCTCGTCGGCGGCCTGCCGATGGGGCAGAATGAGATGTTCCGCCCCGCCGACCTTGGCCTCGGTGCGGAGGCACGCGCGCTTGCCGATGCCTCCGCGGAGCTGCTCGACGCCGGCCACGCCGCGCTGCGCGCCGAGGTGGCCGCCGCGCTCGCGGCGGAGCAATGGCCGAGCGAAACGCTCCACGACGCCGACCTCGATGCGATCCGCGACCAGTTTCGCCGCTTCACCGATGCGGAGATCGTGCCGCACGCGCACCGCTGGCACCTCGCCAACGCGCTGATCCCCGACGCCACTGTGCGGGCGATGGCCGACCTTGGCACCTTCGGCGTGTGCATTCCCGAAGAGTTTGGCGGACTCGGCCTGTCGAAGCTGGTGATGTGCCTCGTCACCGAGGAATTGTCGCGCGGCTGGATCGGTGCCGGGTCGCTCGGCACGCGGTCGGAGATTGCGGGCGAGCTGATCGCGACCGGCGGCACCGACGCGCAGAAAGCCGAATGGCTGCCCAGAATCGCGAGCGGCGCGATACTGCCGACCGCGGTGTTCACCGAACCCGATGTCGGGTCGGACCTCGGTTCGTTGCAGACGCGCGCGCGGTTCGCGCAGGGCCGCTGGGTGATCGACGGCGCCAAGACGTGGATCACCCACGCCGCGCGATCGGACCTGATGACGCTGCTCGCACGCACCCTGCCCGACGCCAGGGGCTATGCCGGCCTCTCGATGCTGCTTGTTCCCAAGCCGCGCGGCACCGACGCCGACCCCTTCCCCGCCGCAGGCATGAGCGGTAGCGAGATCGCGGTGCTCGGCTATCGCGGCATGCGCGAATATGCGCTGCAATTCGACGGCATGGCGGCGCCCGCCGACGCGCTGCTCGGCGGCGTCGAGGGGCAGGGGTTCAAGCAGCTGATGCGCACCTTCGAGGGCGCGCGCATCCAGACCGCGGCGCGCGCGGTGGGCGTGGCGCGACGCGCGCTTGAGCTGGGGCTCGATTATGCAATGAACCGCAGGCAGTTCGGCCGGGCGATCATCGCCTTCCCGCGCGTCGCCGACAAGCTGGCGATGAGCGTGGTCGATTTCGTGATGGCGCGCGAGCTGGCCTATGCCGCGGCGCGCGCCAAGGACAGCGGCAAGCGCTGCGACATCGAGGCGGGAATGGCAAAGCTGCTCGCCGCGCGCGCCGCCTGGGTGAACGCCGATGCCAGCCTGCAGATCCACGGCGGCAACGGCTATGCGCTCGAATATGAAATCAGCCGCGTGCTCTGCGACGCGCGTATCCTCAATATCTTCGAAGGCGCGGCGGAGATTCAGGCGCAGGTGATTGCGCGCGGACTGATCGAAGGCCGCAACTAG